In one Lolium rigidum isolate FL_2022 chromosome 3, APGP_CSIRO_Lrig_0.1, whole genome shotgun sequence genomic region, the following are encoded:
- the LOC124698017 gene encoding glucan endo-1,3-beta-glucosidase 9-like: protein MRPGRRHPLPPRAPALPPLLLLLLLLAVAPPPQAAAVGVNWGFAASHPLPAAQVVRDLLLPNSVPRVRLSAASPDALAALAGTGVAVTVGVPNELLRPLAASRKAAAAWVHDNVTRYAPGVLFEYIAVGDDPFLLNHGQQFQPFVVHAAANIQQALDDAKLSSKMKVVVPCSSDAYQNASTLPSKAYFRPDVNKTMAELLTFLANHSSPFMIELNPILSFRQKKNISLDYYLFQLMSRPLSDGRNKYENYFDASIDAVVTALTKAGFSNMSIMVGRAGWPTDGALNATPAIAQSFMTGLVNHLARKSGTPLRPKFVPTETYLYSLLDEDQQSIASGSYERHSGVFTFDGQAKYHVNLGQGPKALKNAIDVDYLPSKWCVLDDNKDLSNVSSSFSAACSNADCTALSPGGSCTGIGWPGNVSFAFNSYYQQHDQSGESCSFNGLGLITTVDPSVDNCLFALAIHASASTSLHPAFSMLWILALWFFHLQFSLM, encoded by the exons ATGCGGCCCGGTCGCCGCCACCCGCTGCCGCCACGGGCACCTGCGctcccgcccctcctcctcctcctcctcctcctcgccgtcgcgccgccgccgcaggccgCCGCGGTGGGCGTGAACTGGGGCTTCGCGGCGTCCCACCCGCTCCCGGCGGCGCAGGTCGTGCGCGACCTCCTCCTCCCCAACTCCGTGCCCCGCGTGCGCCTCTCCGCCGCATCGCCCGACGcgctcgccgccctcgccggcaCCGGCGTAGCCGTCACCGTCGGGGTCCCCAACGAGCTGCTCCGCCCCCTCGCCGCCTCcaggaaggccgccgccgcctgggtccACGACAACGTCACCCGCTACGCCCCCGGTGTACTGTTCGA GTATATTGCTGTTGGAGACGATCCATTTCTTCTCAACCATGGGCAGCAGTTTCAACCTTTTGTGGTTCATGCAGCAGCAAATATTCAACAGGCATTGGACGATGCAAAGTTATCCAGCAAGATGAAAGTTGTTGTGCCTTGTAGCTCCGATGCATATCAGAATGCATCTACTCTGCCTTCCAAAGCTTACTTCAGGCCAGATGTTAACAAAACCATGGCTGAGCTCCTCACATTTCTTGCTAATCACAGCTCACCGTTTATGATCGAGCTGAATCCAATTTTGAGCTTCCGACAGAAGAAGAATATTTCCTTGGACTATTACCTGTTCCAACTAATGTCACGTCCATTAAGTGATGGTCGTAATAAGTATGAAAACTACTTTGATGCGAGCATAGATGCTGTGGTTACTGCTCTAACTAAAGCTGGTTTCAGTAACATGAGCATCATGGTTGGGAGAGCAGGATGGCCAACAGATGGAGCTTTGAATGCAACTCCAGCTATTGCCCAATCCTTCATGACAGGCCTGGTCAACCACTTGGCGAGAAAATCTGGGACACCACTTCGCCCGAAATTTGTTCCAACTGAGACATACCTCTACAGCCTTCTAGACGAAGATCAACAAAGTATAGCAAGCGGAAGTTATGAGAGACACTCCGGAGTTTTTACGTTTGATGGCCAAGCCAAATATCATGTCAACTTGGGCCAAGGTCCTAAGGCTCTCAAGAATGCCATTGATGTGGACTATCTTCCGTCGAAATGGTGCGTGCTGGATGACAACAAGGATCTGTCCAATGTTTCTTCCAGTTTTTCTGCCGCTTGCTCCAACGCCGACTGTACTGCTCTGTCACCTGGTGGCTCCTGCACAGGTATTGGCTGGCCTGGGAATGTGTCGTTTGCCTTCAACAGCTACTATCAGCAGCATGATCAGAGTGGTGAGAGCTGCAGCTTCAATGGCCTAGGTTTGATAACCACCGTTGATCCATCTGTCGATAATTGCCTCTTTGCACTTGCAATTCACGCTTCTGCTTCTACTTCCCTTCACCCGGCATTTTCCATGTTGTGGATACTAGCTTTGTGGTTTTTTCATTTACAGTTTAGTCTGATGTAG
- the LOC124695363 gene encoding egg cell-secreted protein 1.1-like produces the protein MASSRALLPALLLLLAAATASAAGARPATTTTTAATFVRFAPAASLAERLEGESPQQCWESLMDIKSCTGEIILFFLNGEAYLGPGCCRAIRVIEQRCWAADAMLTVIGFTPEEGDMLKGYCDAGDDDDIGGDGHHHSIGGSSAPPPSGALDDVASDVTVAASAAAAAGRKGRLGAQLDG, from the coding sequence ATGGCATCTTCTCGCGCCCTCCTTCCGGCGCTCCTGCTCCTTCTCGCCGCCGCCACAGCGTCGGCGGCAGGTGCACGTCCTGCAACAACCACTACGACAGCGGCGACATTTGTCCGGTTCGCTCCGGCGGCGAGCCTGGCGGAGCGGCTGGAGGGCGAGAGCCCGCAGCAGTGCTGGGAGTCGCTGATGGACATCAAGTCGTGCACGGGGGagatcatcctcttcttcctcaacgGCGAGGCGTACCTGGGTCCGGGGTGCTGCCGCGCCATCCGCGTCATCGAGCAGCGCTGCTGGGCCGCCGACGCCATGCTGACCGTCATCGGCTTCACCCCGGAGGAGGGGGACATGCTCAAGGGGTACTgcgacgccggcgacgacgacgacatcgGAGGCGACGGTCACCACCACAGCATCGGCGGATCGTCGGCCCCGCCGCCCAGCGGTGCTCTGGACGACGTTGCCAGCGACGTCACCGTGgccgcttcggcggcggcggcggcgggaaggaAGGGGCGCCTTGGTGCGCAGCTAGATGGTTAA